In one Trichlorobacter lovleyi SZ genomic region, the following are encoded:
- a CDS encoding methyl-accepting chemotaxis protein yields MFRARLTAKVLIAIAVTLSVGFACLGVLSLYLSYTSMLDLQRNNARQAAANVIHDLIELKMKGDFQAFNQYVDEVVKRGGALKIQLFHPDGKQYNGTENSELLKQAVEAGVQKEQNSVVDGKSALVLATPLANEARCNACHAAGPKFLGGLQLVTSLEEGAAKAKKLAVVLTGVGIFFFFLIIGVLYLLISRLVVRPIRELSAQVEDIAKGEGNLTKVLPVRSEDEIGHLAGEVNHLTQTVREIIASLYQQACMLGGNTCELSNATERIAKEVQEQMEHADMVATAAEEMSSTIQNVSENTHQAVDLSATVDSAASTGLAVVQETWQCMNSVSESVESTLAGIAELERSSASIGDMLSLIEDIADQTNLLALNAAIEAARAGEAGRGFAVVADEVRSLAEKTTKSTKDIERVVGKIQQESERAAASIRKESALVRSGLQQAEEARRQLEDIKNCASSSRMMSELIAVAAAEQTTVTGEISSKIHHISDAAHGTNQMMKANMETFARFADTVESIYGTVGRFSVGNYHDQVKAYAAELSNGVQAAIAEAIKSGTLSEADLFDRNYQPYPKKTDPPKFTTRFDGFFDRVVSPMQEAIVNRDSQLAYAICFDNNAYVPCHNLRFSKPLTGNIEQDRVNNRTKRIFGDHTGMRCAKNTDGVLLQTYRRDTGEILNDLSVPIFINGKHWGGIRFGYKAPCSLK; encoded by the coding sequence ATGTTTCGCGCCCGTCTGACTGCCAAGGTCCTGATCGCCATTGCCGTAACCCTTTCCGTCGGTTTTGCCTGTCTCGGGGTCTTGAGTCTCTACCTCTCCTACACCTCCATGCTTGACCTGCAGCGTAACAACGCCCGCCAGGCGGCAGCCAATGTTATCCATGATCTGATTGAACTGAAGATGAAAGGCGACTTCCAGGCCTTTAACCAGTATGTGGATGAGGTGGTCAAACGGGGCGGTGCCCTGAAGATTCAACTCTTTCATCCCGACGGCAAACAGTACAACGGCACAGAAAACAGTGAGCTGCTGAAGCAGGCGGTTGAGGCCGGGGTACAGAAGGAACAGAACAGTGTTGTTGACGGCAAGTCTGCTCTGGTACTAGCCACGCCGCTGGCCAATGAGGCCCGTTGTAATGCCTGCCATGCGGCCGGCCCCAAGTTTCTGGGAGGGCTGCAGCTGGTCACCTCTCTGGAAGAGGGGGCTGCCAAGGCCAAAAAACTGGCTGTGGTGCTGACCGGGGTGGGGATCTTCTTCTTCTTCCTGATCATCGGGGTGCTCTATCTGCTGATCTCACGACTGGTGGTGCGGCCGATTCGGGAACTTTCTGCCCAGGTTGAGGATATTGCCAAGGGGGAAGGTAACCTGACCAAGGTCTTGCCGGTCCGCTCAGAGGATGAGATCGGCCATCTGGCTGGTGAGGTCAACCACCTGACCCAGACGGTCCGCGAGATCATCGCTTCGCTGTATCAGCAGGCCTGTATGCTGGGCGGAAATACCTGTGAGCTTTCCAATGCCACCGAGCGGATTGCCAAAGAGGTACAGGAACAGATGGAGCATGCCGATATGGTGGCCACTGCTGCTGAAGAAATGAGCAGCACCATCCAGAACGTATCTGAAAACACCCACCAGGCAGTCGATCTTTCTGCCACGGTGGATTCGGCTGCCAGCACCGGTCTGGCGGTGGTGCAGGAGACCTGGCAGTGCATGAACAGTGTCTCGGAGAGTGTTGAGTCAACCCTGGCCGGTATTGCCGAGCTGGAACGCTCTTCCGCCAGTATCGGCGACATGCTCTCTCTGATTGAAGATATTGCCGATCAGACCAACCTGCTGGCCTTGAATGCCGCCATTGAGGCGGCTCGGGCCGGTGAGGCCGGCCGCGGTTTTGCCGTGGTTGCCGATGAGGTCCGTTCTCTGGCCGAAAAGACCACCAAATCCACCAAGGATATTGAGCGGGTGGTGGGCAAGATCCAGCAGGAAAGCGAACGGGCTGCAGCCAGTATCCGCAAGGAAAGCGCCCTGGTCCGTTCCGGTCTGCAGCAGGCTGAAGAGGCGCGCCGCCAGCTGGAGGATATCAAAAACTGCGCCTCAAGCTCACGGATGATGAGTGAGCTGATTGCGGTTGCCGCTGCCGAGCAGACCACCGTAACCGGCGAGATTTCAAGCAAGATCCACCATATCTCCGATGCGGCCCACGGCACCAACCAGATGATGAAGGCCAACATGGAGACCTTTGCCCGTTTTGCCGACACCGTTGAGAGTATTTACGGCACCGTGGGGCGCTTCTCGGTGGGCAACTACCATGATCAGGTCAAGGCCTATGCTGCCGAGCTGTCCAATGGTGTACAAGCTGCCATTGCCGAGGCGATCAAAAGCGGTACCCTGTCCGAGGCCGATCTGTTTGACCGCAACTATCAGCCCTATCCCAAGAAGACCGATCCTCCCAAGTTTACTACCCGTTTTGACGGTTTCTTTGACCGGGTCGTCTCGCCCATGCAGGAGGCAATTGTCAACCGTGACAGCCAGCTGGCCTATGCCATCTGTTTTGACAACAACGCCTACGTTCCCTGCCATAACCTGCGTTTCAGCAAGCCGTTGACCGGTAATATAGAACAGGACAGGGTCAATAATCGTACCAAACGGATTTTTGGGGATCATACCGGCATGCGTTGTGCAAAGAATACTGACGGAGTTCTGTTGCAGACCTACCGGCGTGACACCGGTGAAATCCTGAATGACCTTTCCGTGCCGATCTTCATCAACGGCAAGCACTGGGGTGGCATCCGCTTTGGCTATAAAGCCCCCTGCAGCCTGAAATAG
- a CDS encoding HAD family hydrolase, with protein sequence MIPGTIKAIVFDLDGTLYVSEAFEHAVWESVSRYAGQLLGLSADAGGRRLKELRDRLTAERGTVQTLAVAIEVLGGTVPEMHRRFAEELEPQQYIQPDPRVRPLVNRLGERYTSWLLTNNNQTLTNKILACLDLEQSFQRVITINDTWRPKPDRTVLDQVLKELGLPSEAVLFVGDRYDIDLRLPEQEGCPVLLTKTIDELMQLQTLLDQPSRSIWSQPLPADGRP encoded by the coding sequence GTGATCCCTGGGACGATCAAAGCGATTGTATTTGACCTGGATGGCACCCTGTATGTCTCTGAGGCTTTTGAACATGCGGTCTGGGAATCGGTTTCCCGTTATGCCGGACAACTGCTGGGGCTTTCGGCTGATGCAGGCGGAAGGCGCTTAAAGGAGTTGCGAGACCGTTTGACTGCGGAGCGGGGGACCGTGCAGACCCTGGCGGTGGCGATTGAAGTCTTGGGCGGCACGGTGCCGGAGATGCACCGCCGCTTTGCTGAAGAGCTTGAACCGCAGCAGTATATTCAGCCGGATCCGCGGGTCAGGCCGCTGGTAAACCGGCTGGGGGAACGCTACACCAGTTGGCTGCTGACCAACAACAATCAGACCCTTACCAACAAGATTCTCGCCTGTCTGGACCTTGAGCAGAGTTTCCAGCGGGTGATCACCATAAACGATACCTGGCGTCCCAAGCCTGATCGGACCGTGCTTGATCAGGTGCTGAAAGAGCTGGGTCTGCCTTCTGAAGCGGTACTGTTTGTGGGTGATCGCTATGACATTGATCTGCGTCTGCCGGAGCAAGAAGGCTGTCCGGTGTTGCTGACCAAAACCATTGATGAGCTGATGCAACTGCAAACGCTCCTCGATCAGCCTTCCCGGTCTATCTGGTCACAGCCACTACCTGCAGACGGCCGGCCTTGA
- a CDS encoding class I SAM-dependent methyltransferase — protein MNDMTLHDLIADRIRAAGRITFADYMAACLYEPGLGYYTSPGRKVGTEGDFYTSITVHATFGRVIAREIAAMWRSMDCPADFTLVEAGAGHGRLACDIMDFLAEQQPDCYAATKLVLVEQEPTLAEAQAALLANHAARLSWLSPAELPGFRFSGVLYSNELLDAMPVHRVLMSPQGLKEIYVTLDGDQFQDQSDLPSTPALAAYLDRFGIPLHPGQEAEVSLAGLAWFEDVAECLQQGFILTIDYGWAKAELYSPQRNLGTLLCYYKHTVEDNPYQRLGQQDITTHINFSALIERGEELGLKPLWFGEQSRFLLSAGVIEELEQIEASDLPEKDKLRLRLIIKRLIMPEGGMGDTFRVLVQSKGVTDPRLGCLRGISL, from the coding sequence ATGAACGATATGACCTTACATGACCTGATTGCCGACCGTATCCGTGCCGCAGGCCGGATCACCTTTGCCGATTACATGGCTGCCTGCCTCTACGAGCCCGGGCTGGGCTACTACACCTCGCCGGGACGCAAGGTGGGGACTGAGGGTGACTTCTATACCAGCATCACGGTGCATGCCACCTTCGGACGGGTCATTGCCCGCGAAATCGCTGCCATGTGGCGTTCTATGGACTGTCCGGCTGATTTTACCCTGGTTGAAGCGGGTGCCGGCCATGGCCGCCTGGCCTGCGACATCATGGACTTTCTGGCAGAGCAGCAGCCGGACTGTTATGCCGCCACAAAGCTGGTGCTGGTTGAACAGGAACCAACCCTGGCCGAGGCCCAGGCCGCCCTGCTGGCCAACCATGCGGCCAGGTTGTCCTGGCTTTCCCCGGCCGAGCTGCCCGGTTTCCGTTTCAGCGGTGTACTCTACTCCAACGAATTGCTGGATGCCATGCCGGTGCATCGGGTGCTGATGAGCCCGCAGGGGTTGAAAGAGATCTACGTTACCCTTGATGGCGACCAGTTTCAGGATCAGTCTGATCTGCCATCCACTCCGGCACTTGCGGCCTATCTTGATCGCTTTGGCATTCCGCTGCACCCCGGTCAGGAGGCCGAGGTCTCCCTGGCCGGCCTGGCCTGGTTTGAAGATGTGGCAGAATGCCTGCAGCAGGGCTTTATCCTGACCATTGACTATGGCTGGGCCAAGGCAGAGCTGTACTCTCCCCAGCGTAACCTGGGCACCCTGCTTTGCTACTACAAGCATACCGTGGAGGACAACCCGTACCAGCGGCTGGGACAGCAGGATATCACCACCCATATCAACTTCAGTGCCCTGATCGAGCGTGGCGAAGAGCTTGGCCTCAAGCCGCTCTGGTTTGGCGAGCAGTCCCGTTTTCTGCTCTCTGCCGGGGTGATTGAAGAGCTGGAGCAGATCGAGGCATCCGACCTGCCGGAAAAAGATAAACTGCGTCTGCGGCTGATCATCAAGCGGCTGATCATGCCGGAAGGGGGGATGGGAGATACCTTCCGGGTGCTGGTACAGTCAAAAGGGGTGACAGATCCCAGGCTGGGCTGTCTGCGTGGAATCAGCCTGTGA